A genome region from Arachis duranensis cultivar V14167 chromosome 8, aradu.V14167.gnm2.J7QH, whole genome shotgun sequence includes the following:
- the LOC107462886 gene encoding naringenin 8-dimethylallyltransferase 2, chloroplastic isoform X2 encodes MPFGLSASFLKSRSFHHHRWKFLKEREIHKQPLRNTRRALWNNNGKLSKEYCIKMQHNYWKNHCTNLKGGSMMSDDKFEKKYLVNATSKNSHDEPKKSQPILEFIKDGMDTFRQFSRLYAFFSFISSGLSSSLLAVDNLSNISPKMFLIGFLQFLIPNCIMFQYIVGVNQLADIEIDKINKPYLPLASGKYSLRNAIIIVASSLLMGFGSAWVLGSRPMFWCLVISTMLMTAYSVNLPLLRWKRSTILATLSLASSMTIGQHIAPFLHMKTVLKKALNYPRSLVFTVVVVSLFYTVISLAKDIPDIEGDKAAGHKTLAIHLGPRRVFWFCISLLQMTYGIAIIMGALSPILWSKIFTVVTHFIMSIILWYRANSVDLSNNDSLQSFYMAIFVFLSVENFLVLFVR; translated from the exons ATGCCTTTCGGACTCTCTGCCTCATTTCTCAAATCTCGCTCCTTCCACCACCACCG GTGGAAGTTTCTGAAAGAGCGAGAAATTCACAAACAACCACTACGCAA TACAAGAAGAGCCTTATGGAACAACAATGGGAAACTATCAAAAGAATATTGTATCAAGATGCAGCATAATTATTGGAAGAATCATTGCACCAACCTTAAAGGAGGATCTATGATGAGTGATGataaatttgagaaaaaatacTTGGTGAATGCAACCTCAAAAAATTCACATGATGAACCAAAAAAATCACAACCTATTTTGGAGTTTATCAAAGATGGCATGGATACTTTTCGCCAGTTTTCCAGATTATACGCATTCTTTAGCTTC ATATCAAGTGGACTTTCTTCATCACTCCTTGCGGTGGacaatttatcaaatatatctCCAAAAATGTTCTTAATAGGCTTCTTGCAG TTTCTGATACCTAACTGCATCATGTTTCAATATATTGTTGGTGTGAATCAATTAGCCGATATTGAAATAGACAAG ATTAATAAACCATATCTTCCATTGGCATCCGGGAAATATTCCTTAAGAAATGCAATAATAATTGTCGCATCATCTCTTCTAATG GGCTTTGGATCTGCGTGGGTGTTAGGATCAAGGCCAATGTTTTGGTGTTTAGTCATCAGTACTATGCTCATGACTGCTTATTCAGTTAAT TTGCCCTTGTTGAGATGGAAAAGATCCACAATCCTTGCAACATTATCTCTTGCAAGTTCTATGACAATTGGACAACATATTGCACCATTTCTTCACATGAAG ACTGTGCTCAAGAAGGCACTTAACTATCCGAGATCACTAGTTTTTACTGTTGTGGTCGTCAGCCTTTTCTATACAGTTATATCCTTGGCAAag GATATACCTGACATTGAAGGAGATAAAGCAGCAGGTCACAAAACCTTGGCAATACATTTGGGTCCTAGACGa GTATTTTGGTTTTGCATTTCGCTCCTTCAAATGACATATGGAATTGCTATTATAATGGGAGCATTATCTCCTATCCTATGGAGCAAAATTTTTACG GTTGTGACACATTTCATCATGTCCATAATCCTTTGGTATCGTGCAAATTCCGTAGATTTATCGAACAATGATTCGTTACAATCCTTTTATATGGCTATCTTTGTG TTTCTTTCTGTGGAAAACTTCCTTGTACTTTTTGTTCGATGA
- the LOC127741112 gene encoding uncharacterized protein LOC127741112 encodes MSKDGRGGDRWFPAHLPEWHLHWQERAEHILQFDIVADPGPSHDFLTWWYQHGKRFLSPEMLLGDPRGIPIPNEATQRGAGRVPDMDRVEDLPDRRRIERRARVGTRRSQREWNWVDHAMDDVEDAVRGGGKRRGRGGRRRVAAGGEGAHQPGGCSWRR; translated from the coding sequence ATGTCGAAGGACGGGAGAGGAGGTGACCGTTGGTTCCCGGCACATTTACCTGAGTGGCATCTTCACTGGCAGGAGCGTGCGGAGCACATTTTACAGTTCGACATCGTGGCCGACCCCGGTCCGTCGCATGATTTCTTGACATGGTGGTATCAGCACGGAAAGAGGTTCCTGTCGCCAGAGATGTTATTGGGGGATCCTAGAGGTATTCCTATTCCGAATGAGGCGACGCAGAGGGGTGCAGGCCGAGTTCCAGATATGGATCGAGTTGAGGATCTTCCTGACAGACGTCGTATTGAGAGAAGAGCACGAGTCGGGACACGTCGTAGCCAGCGTGAGTGGAATTGGGTGGATCATGCTATGGATGACGTCGAGGACGCAGTTAGGGGTGGGGGGAAGCGGCGTGGTCGTGGAGGCAGGAGGAGGGTGGCTGCTGGTGGAGAGGGTGCCCATCAGCCTGGGGGGTGCAGCTGGAGGAGGTGA
- the LOC107462886 gene encoding naringenin 8-dimethylallyltransferase 1, chloroplastic isoform X3, whose translation MQHNYWKNHCTNLKGGSMMSDDKFEKKYLVNATSKNSHDEPKKSQPILEFIKDGMDTFRQFSRLYAFFSFISSGLSSSLLAVDNLSNISPKMFLIGFLQFLIPNCIMFQYIVGVNQLADIEIDKINKPYLPLASGKYSLRNAIIIVASSLLMGFGSAWVLGSRPMFWCLVISTMLMTAYSVNLPLLRWKRSTILATLSLASSMTIGQHIAPFLHMKTVLKKALNYPRSLVFTVVVVSLFYTVISLAKDIPDIEGDKAAGHKTLAIHLGPRRVFWFCISLLQMTYGIAIIMGALSPILWSKIFTVVTHFIMSIILWYRANSVDLSNNDSLQSFYMAIFVFLSVENFLVLFVR comes from the exons ATGCAGCATAATTATTGGAAGAATCATTGCACCAACCTTAAAGGAGGATCTATGATGAGTGATGataaatttgagaaaaaatacTTGGTGAATGCAACCTCAAAAAATTCACATGATGAACCAAAAAAATCACAACCTATTTTGGAGTTTATCAAAGATGGCATGGATACTTTTCGCCAGTTTTCCAGATTATACGCATTCTTTAGCTTC ATATCAAGTGGACTTTCTTCATCACTCCTTGCGGTGGacaatttatcaaatatatctCCAAAAATGTTCTTAATAGGCTTCTTGCAG TTTCTGATACCTAACTGCATCATGTTTCAATATATTGTTGGTGTGAATCAATTAGCCGATATTGAAATAGACAAG ATTAATAAACCATATCTTCCATTGGCATCCGGGAAATATTCCTTAAGAAATGCAATAATAATTGTCGCATCATCTCTTCTAATG GGCTTTGGATCTGCGTGGGTGTTAGGATCAAGGCCAATGTTTTGGTGTTTAGTCATCAGTACTATGCTCATGACTGCTTATTCAGTTAAT TTGCCCTTGTTGAGATGGAAAAGATCCACAATCCTTGCAACATTATCTCTTGCAAGTTCTATGACAATTGGACAACATATTGCACCATTTCTTCACATGAAG ACTGTGCTCAAGAAGGCACTTAACTATCCGAGATCACTAGTTTTTACTGTTGTGGTCGTCAGCCTTTTCTATACAGTTATATCCTTGGCAAag GATATACCTGACATTGAAGGAGATAAAGCAGCAGGTCACAAAACCTTGGCAATACATTTGGGTCCTAGACGa GTATTTTGGTTTTGCATTTCGCTCCTTCAAATGACATATGGAATTGCTATTATAATGGGAGCATTATCTCCTATCCTATGGAGCAAAATTTTTACG GTTGTGACACATTTCATCATGTCCATAATCCTTTGGTATCGTGCAAATTCCGTAGATTTATCGAACAATGATTCGTTACAATCCTTTTATATGGCTATCTTTGTG TTTCTTTCTGTGGAAAACTTCCTTGTACTTTTTGTTCGATGA
- the LOC107462886 gene encoding naringenin 8-dimethylallyltransferase 2, chloroplastic isoform X1, which translates to MVSGCLTDFHLYIEGGRPAWQWFRELLGVVPPENQVQKFAVNCTWFQETFGECPDRADEETIRRFARAYIMMLLGTQLFADKSGNRIHIRWLPYVARLEEMGRYSWGSAALAWLYRCMCRVANRHVVKLAGPLQLLQSWIFWRFPTFRPTGYDEISWPLASRWKFLKEREIHKQPLRNTRRALWNNNGKLSKEYCIKMQHNYWKNHCTNLKGGSMMSDDKFEKKYLVNATSKNSHDEPKKSQPILEFIKDGMDTFRQFSRLYAFFSFISSGLSSSLLAVDNLSNISPKMFLIGFLQFLIPNCIMFQYIVGVNQLADIEIDKINKPYLPLASGKYSLRNAIIIVASSLLMGFGSAWVLGSRPMFWCLVISTMLMTAYSVNLPLLRWKRSTILATLSLASSMTIGQHIAPFLHMKTVLKKALNYPRSLVFTVVVVSLFYTVISLAKDIPDIEGDKAAGHKTLAIHLGPRRVFWFCISLLQMTYGIAIIMGALSPILWSKIFTVVTHFIMSIILWYRANSVDLSNNDSLQSFYMAIFVFLSVENFLVLFVR; encoded by the exons ATGGTCAGTGGTTGCCTGACAGACTTCCACCTTTACATTGAGGGTGGGAGGCCAGCTTGGCAGTGGTTCCGTGAGTTGCTCGGTGTTGTACCTCCCGAGAACCAGGTGCAGAAATTCGCAGTCAACTGCACCTGGTTCCAAGAGACATTTGGAGAGTGTCCAGACAGGGCTGATGAGGAGACAATTAGGCGCTTTGCCCGTGCCTATATTATGATGTTATTGGGCACGCAGCTGTTTGCCGACAAGTCCGGCAATCGTATACACATCAGATGGCTACCTTATGTTGCTCGGCTTGAGGAGATGGGTCGCTACAGTTGGGGGTCGGCAGCACTAGCATGGTTGTACCGGTGCATGTGCCGAGTCGCCAACAGACATGTCGTGAAGCTAGCTGGCCCTTTACAGTTACTGCAGTCTTGGATCTTCTGGAGGTTTCCTACTTTTAGGCCTACTGGGTATGATGAGATTAGCTGGCCCCTTGCCTCGAG GTGGAAGTTTCTGAAAGAGCGAGAAATTCACAAACAACCACTACGCAA TACAAGAAGAGCCTTATGGAACAACAATGGGAAACTATCAAAAGAATATTGTATCAAGATGCAGCATAATTATTGGAAGAATCATTGCACCAACCTTAAAGGAGGATCTATGATGAGTGATGataaatttgagaaaaaatacTTGGTGAATGCAACCTCAAAAAATTCACATGATGAACCAAAAAAATCACAACCTATTTTGGAGTTTATCAAAGATGGCATGGATACTTTTCGCCAGTTTTCCAGATTATACGCATTCTTTAGCTTC ATATCAAGTGGACTTTCTTCATCACTCCTTGCGGTGGacaatttatcaaatatatctCCAAAAATGTTCTTAATAGGCTTCTTGCAG TTTCTGATACCTAACTGCATCATGTTTCAATATATTGTTGGTGTGAATCAATTAGCCGATATTGAAATAGACAAG ATTAATAAACCATATCTTCCATTGGCATCCGGGAAATATTCCTTAAGAAATGCAATAATAATTGTCGCATCATCTCTTCTAATG GGCTTTGGATCTGCGTGGGTGTTAGGATCAAGGCCAATGTTTTGGTGTTTAGTCATCAGTACTATGCTCATGACTGCTTATTCAGTTAAT TTGCCCTTGTTGAGATGGAAAAGATCCACAATCCTTGCAACATTATCTCTTGCAAGTTCTATGACAATTGGACAACATATTGCACCATTTCTTCACATGAAG ACTGTGCTCAAGAAGGCACTTAACTATCCGAGATCACTAGTTTTTACTGTTGTGGTCGTCAGCCTTTTCTATACAGTTATATCCTTGGCAAag GATATACCTGACATTGAAGGAGATAAAGCAGCAGGTCACAAAACCTTGGCAATACATTTGGGTCCTAGACGa GTATTTTGGTTTTGCATTTCGCTCCTTCAAATGACATATGGAATTGCTATTATAATGGGAGCATTATCTCCTATCCTATGGAGCAAAATTTTTACG GTTGTGACACATTTCATCATGTCCATAATCCTTTGGTATCGTGCAAATTCCGTAGATTTATCGAACAATGATTCGTTACAATCCTTTTATATGGCTATCTTTGTG TTTCTTTCTGTGGAAAACTTCCTTGTACTTTTTGTTCGATGA